From a region of the Apibacter sp. B3706 genome:
- a CDS encoding M23 family metallopeptidase, with protein MKNNKSKYSTIIITDKNSLETKIFSVKNKHIRNIFLYKKILLLSIFTIFCLVAGLVSYISYVYYQKQDLHVKIADLESKLDTKKLNDMIINLNEAEKSLLKIERYLKDRQVKTLPTNATNYNVDNVGGEYYPVNDSNLNLIENKKKRISDIYKKIQFIPIGLPHVGRITSNFGVRGNPMKKGKGSEFHPGLDIAGTIGDPIHATANGVVTFASVRGGYGNCVMIKHHFGYETLYGHMSKILVKEGQVVNAGDVIGELGSTGRSTGPHVHYEIILNKEKENPNNYLHVN; from the coding sequence ATGAAAAATAACAAATCTAAATATTCCACTATAATTATTACTGATAAAAATTCACTGGAAACAAAAATTTTTTCTGTTAAAAATAAGCATATAAGAAATATTTTTCTGTACAAAAAGATTTTACTTTTATCAATTTTTACTATTTTTTGTTTAGTTGCGGGATTGGTTAGTTACATAAGTTATGTGTATTACCAAAAACAAGATTTACATGTTAAGATTGCCGACCTTGAAAGTAAGTTGGATACTAAAAAATTAAATGATATGATTATCAATCTTAATGAAGCTGAAAAATCTTTATTAAAGATTGAGAGATACCTTAAAGATCGTCAAGTTAAAACACTCCCTACTAACGCCACTAATTATAATGTTGATAATGTGGGGGGAGAGTATTATCCTGTTAATGATTCTAACTTAAATTTAATTGAAAATAAAAAAAAGAGAATTTCCGATATATACAAAAAGATTCAATTCATTCCTATCGGCTTACCTCATGTTGGAAGGATAACTTCTAATTTTGGTGTGAGAGGAAATCCGATGAAAAAAGGTAAAGGATCCGAGTTTCATCCGGGTTTGGATATAGCGGGAACTATTGGTGATCCTATTCATGCTACTGCGAATGGGGTTGTTACCTTTGCCAGTGTTAGAGGAGGATATGGAAATTGTGTAATGATAAAGCACCATTTCGGTTATGAAACATTATACGGTCACATGTCTAAAATATTGGTTAAAGAAGGACAGGTTGTCAATGCCGGAGATGTTATTGGTGAATTAGGAAGTACCGGCCGTTCTACCGGACCTCATGTTCATTATGAAATTATTTTAAATAAAGAAAAAGAAAATCCAAATAATTATTTGCATGTAAACTAA
- a CDS encoding polymer-forming cytoskeletal protein, with translation MFNKKKGAALNLSTENITTIIAEDCKIEGNIECKEFIRIDGQTLGNVNSTCGLVVGQKGSVKGDIRTKELIVYGQIDGDIFVDNLSLKNSGSIIGNMQVKSFQVENGALYKGTVSMDQNNSTPINKKENNSQIVV, from the coding sequence ATGTTCAACAAAAAAAAAGGAGCTGCTCTTAATTTATCTACAGAAAACATTACTACTATTATTGCGGAAGATTGTAAAATTGAAGGAAATATAGAATGTAAGGAATTTATTAGAATTGATGGTCAAACATTAGGAAATGTCAACAGCACTTGTGGGCTTGTTGTTGGTCAGAAAGGAAGTGTTAAAGGAGATATTAGAACTAAAGAACTTATTGTATATGGCCAAATTGACGGTGATATTTTTGTTGATAATCTTAGTTTGAAAAACTCGGGGTCTATTATAGGAAATATGCAGGTAAAAAGTTTTCAAGTTGAAAATGGTGCCTTATATAAAGGCACCGTTAGTATGGATCAAAATAATTCTACTCCTATTAATAAAAAAGAAAATAATTCTCAGATTGTAGTATAA
- a CDS encoding NAD(P)/FAD-dependent oxidoreductase, producing the protein MKKIVLIGGGFAGINIITRLSNDSNFEITLVDKNNYNFFPPLIYQVSSSILDPAAISYPFRRFIRHKKNVKFRLGELIEIKSDENKVVLSNGELDYDILILATGTQSNYFGMENLEKYAFPMKTLNDALLLRNILLERLEAASRETDLVEKKRLLSIVITGGGPAGVEIAGVIREIINYIENVDYKDLKDQIQVYLVEGSPVLLGPMSEKSHKEAYHALDKLGVKILVNTQVKDCDENTIYFSNGDKIETKTIIWTAGVTSRIFEGIPKEVYGRGRRMQVDAYNKVQGFSNIYAIGDTCIMTTDPNFPSGHPQLAQVAIQQGKNLANNLKKQLTQDTYQPVAFSYKDRGSMAVIGRNKAVADLIHPTLFLKGLPAWIIWSSIHLISLVSIGNRLNTLYRWLTIYISKNSSLGSAYKIGDPRP; encoded by the coding sequence ATGAAAAAAATCGTATTAATAGGTGGAGGTTTTGCTGGGATTAATATTATCACCAGATTGTCCAATGATTCTAATTTTGAAATTACCTTAGTCGACAAAAACAACTATAATTTTTTTCCACCATTAATATATCAAGTAAGTTCAAGTATTTTAGATCCCGCAGCTATCAGCTATCCTTTCCGTAGATTTATAAGACATAAAAAAAATGTTAAATTCAGATTAGGAGAATTAATTGAAATCAAATCCGATGAAAACAAAGTAGTCTTATCTAATGGAGAATTAGATTATGATATTTTGATTTTAGCAACGGGAACGCAAAGTAACTATTTCGGAATGGAAAATTTAGAGAAATATGCCTTTCCAATGAAAACCTTAAATGATGCTTTGTTACTTAGAAATATACTTTTAGAAAGGTTAGAAGCCGCCAGTAGAGAAACTGATTTAGTAGAAAAGAAAAGATTATTATCCATCGTCATCACCGGAGGAGGACCTGCCGGAGTTGAAATAGCAGGAGTTATTCGCGAAATTATCAATTATATTGAAAATGTAGACTATAAAGATTTAAAAGACCAAATTCAAGTCTATTTGGTAGAAGGAAGCCCCGTATTATTGGGACCTATGAGCGAAAAATCTCACAAAGAAGCTTATCATGCCTTAGATAAATTAGGAGTTAAAATACTGGTAAATACACAAGTAAAAGATTGTGATGAAAACACCATATATTTTTCTAACGGAGATAAAATTGAAACAAAAACTATAATCTGGACAGCGGGAGTTACTTCAAGAATTTTTGAAGGAATACCTAAAGAAGTGTATGGAAGAGGTAGACGTATGCAAGTTGACGCGTATAATAAAGTTCAAGGATTTTCAAATATATATGCAATAGGGGATACCTGCATCATGACTACTGATCCTAATTTTCCTTCAGGACATCCGCAATTAGCTCAAGTAGCAATACAACAAGGAAAAAATTTGGCTAATAATTTAAAAAAACAACTTACCCAAGACACATATCAACCTGTAGCATTCAGTTATAAAGATAGAGGGTCTATGGCAGTTATCGGAAGAAATAAAGCCGTAGCCGATCTGATTCATCCTACCTTATTTTTAAAAGGATTACCGGCATGGATTATCTGGTCGTCCATCCACTTAATTTCATTAGTTTCCATAGGTAATAGATTAAATACTTTATATCGTTGGTTAACCATATACATATCTAAAAATTCTTCCTTAGGAAGTGCCTATAAAATTGGAGATCCAAGACCCTGA
- a CDS encoding DUF3109 family protein, protein MIQIEDTIISLDVLQKQFVCNLNKCKGICCVEGDSGAPLDEEELPILEDIYEQVSPYLREEGRRAIELEGKYTTDLDDDYVTPLIEGRECAYVIYDENQAAKCAIEKAYEDGKIDFKKPISCHLYPVRLQKLRKYVAVNYDEWYICKDACTLGKELNVKVFEFLKEPLIRKFGENWYNQLIEAEKLLEISK, encoded by the coding sequence ATGATTCAAATAGAAGATACAATAATTTCTTTAGATGTATTACAGAAACAATTTGTTTGTAATCTTAATAAATGCAAAGGGATATGTTGTGTGGAAGGAGATTCGGGAGCTCCACTCGATGAAGAAGAATTACCGATTCTTGAAGACATATATGAGCAAGTATCGCCTTATCTTAGAGAGGAAGGTAGAAGGGCTATTGAATTGGAAGGTAAATATACAACCGACCTTGATGATGATTATGTTACTCCGTTAATAGAGGGTAGAGAATGTGCTTATGTAATCTATGATGAAAATCAAGCTGCGAAATGCGCCATTGAAAAGGCTTACGAAGACGGTAAAATTGATTTTAAAAAACCTATTTCCTGTCATCTGTATCCGGTTCGTCTTCAAAAATTACGAAAATATGTTGCGGTAAATTATGATGAATGGTATATATGCAAGGATGCGTGTACTTTAGGTAAAGAACTTAATGTTAAAGTTTTCGAATTTTTAAAAGAACCTTTAATTAGAAAATTCGGAGAAAATTGGTACAACCAGTTGATAGAAGCTGAGAAACTTTTAGAAATAAGTAAATAA
- a CDS encoding TlpA family protein disulfide reductase, whose product MKKILTGLYITLIATLSYSQQVPLISKTEFSEEALKQLVVDMDHKETTMQSILNKHKGKVTILKFWASWCKDCIVGMPDSRALKQKNNNVDFIYLSLDKNYDSWKNGITKYELNTGDNYWFSTGWKNPFTEYIELNWIPRYMVIDQQGKIAYYYAITANDTQIQKTIDTLQEK is encoded by the coding sequence ATGAAAAAAATTTTAACAGGACTATATATTACTTTAATAGCAACATTAAGTTATAGTCAACAAGTTCCATTAATTTCCAAAACTGAATTTTCTGAAGAAGCCTTAAAGCAACTTGTAGTTGATATGGATCATAAAGAAACAACGATGCAATCCATACTAAATAAACACAAAGGTAAAGTTACCATCCTGAAATTTTGGGCATCTTGGTGTAAAGATTGCATAGTGGGAATGCCCGATTCACGGGCTCTTAAGCAAAAAAATAATAATGTAGATTTTATCTATCTGTCATTAGACAAAAATTACGATTCTTGGAAAAACGGTATCACTAAGTATGAATTAAATACGGGTGATAATTATTGGTTTTCAACTGGTTGGAAAAATCCTTTTACAGAATATATAGAATTAAATTGGATTCCACGCTATATGGTAATAGATCAACAAGGAAAAATTGCTTACTATTATGCAATTACGGCAAATGACACACAAATACAAAAAACCATAGATACGTTGCAGGAAAAATAA